The Gemmata palustris genome includes a region encoding these proteins:
- the kdpF gene encoding K(+)-transporting ATPase subunit F, translated as MRRTAVIWITVAVTLFLFVYLLAALLRPERF; from the coding sequence GTGAGGAGAACTGCCGTGATCTGGATCACCGTGGCCGTGACCCTGTTCCTGTTCGTGTACCTGCTCGCCGCGCTCCTGCGGCCCGAACGGTTTTAG
- a CDS encoding sigma-54-dependent transcriptional regulator, with protein MKHTTEPFNLLVIDDETALRRTLRTALESMDHKVTEAANSAQALEAVRRQRFDLAFLDLRLGSEKGLDLLPELLRSAGDLHVVIVTAFAGFDSAVEAMRRGAFDYLPKPFTPNQIRMVLDRSALVRGLRNRVAALEERVGGPDPASELETQEPVMQRVLDAAFQVAPTDATVLLRGESGTGKNVLARALHARSKRSKRPFVTVHCPSLSAELLESDLFGHTRGAFTGAVQDKTGKVDAADGGTLFLDEVGDLPPVLQPKLLRLVQDREYERVGEPVVRRADVRIVAATNRALEAEVAAGRFREDLFYRLNVIDLTVPSLRSRRKDLLSIAHGLLAFFNRQSGKSVTGFTAEAEAVMSAYSWPGNVRELRNAVERGVIMTAGPEIGVEHLPGQLTTAPAPRMEIGGHVTLEDLEAEHIRRVIASAPSLDEAAQVLGIDPSTLWRKRKRSNPPKGNP; from the coding sequence ATGAAGCACACGACCGAGCCGTTTAACCTGCTCGTGATCGACGACGAGACGGCCCTGCGCCGGACGCTCCGGACGGCGCTGGAGAGCATGGACCACAAGGTCACCGAGGCCGCGAACTCCGCGCAAGCGCTGGAGGCAGTCCGGCGCCAGCGCTTCGACCTCGCGTTCCTCGACCTGCGTCTCGGGAGCGAGAAAGGGCTCGACCTGCTCCCCGAACTGCTCCGCTCCGCGGGCGATCTGCACGTCGTCATCGTGACCGCGTTCGCCGGATTCGATTCCGCAGTCGAAGCCATGCGCAGGGGAGCGTTCGACTATCTGCCCAAGCCGTTCACCCCGAACCAGATCCGGATGGTGCTCGACCGGTCTGCCCTCGTTCGAGGATTGCGGAATCGAGTCGCAGCCCTCGAAGAGCGCGTGGGCGGACCCGACCCGGCAAGTGAACTGGAAACTCAGGAACCCGTCATGCAGCGCGTCCTCGATGCGGCCTTTCAGGTCGCTCCGACGGATGCGACGGTGTTGCTCCGCGGTGAAAGCGGGACCGGCAAGAACGTCCTCGCCCGGGCGCTCCACGCCCGGAGCAAGCGTTCCAAGCGCCCGTTCGTGACGGTCCACTGCCCGAGTTTGTCCGCCGAGTTATTGGAAAGTGACTTGTTCGGGCACACGCGCGGCGCGTTTACCGGTGCCGTGCAGGACAAAACCGGGAAGGTGGACGCGGCCGACGGCGGAACGCTCTTTCTGGACGAGGTGGGCGACCTCCCGCCCGTGCTCCAACCGAAATTGCTCCGGCTGGTGCAGGACCGCGAGTACGAGCGGGTCGGAGAGCCGGTCGTGCGCCGGGCGGACGTGCGCATCGTCGCCGCGACCAACCGCGCGCTGGAAGCCGAGGTCGCCGCGGGGCGGTTCCGGGAGGACTTGTTCTACCGGCTCAACGTGATCGACCTGACGGTCCCTTCGCTGCGCTCGCGGCGCAAGGATCTGCTGTCCATCGCGCACGGCCTGCTCGCGTTCTTCAACCGTCAATCCGGCAAGTCGGTGACCGGCTTCACCGCGGAAGCCGAAGCGGTCATGAGCGCTTACTCGTGGCCGGGCAACGTGCGCGAATTACGTAACGCGGTCGAGCGCGGCGTGATTATGACCGCGGGACCGGAGATCGGGGTGGAGCACCTGCCCGGCCAACTCACCACCGCGCCCGCACCCCGAATGGAAATCGGCGGGCACGTCACGCTCGAAGACCTGGAAGCCGAGCACATTCGCCGGGTAATCGCATCGGCCCCGTCGCTCGACGAGGCCGCCCAGGTTCTCGGCATCGACCCGAGCACGTTGTGGCGCAAGCGGAAGCGGTCGAACCCGCCGAAGGGGAACCCATGA
- a CDS encoding sensor histidine kinase: protein MRLRTRILLAFLPLVALLTALGTIGFAQLDRTGTRIDAILEENYASVQAMFRLNEALERMDSSFQFALSGRTQEKEAEARNQFEAYWRAFEEQFRIEESNVTIHPDEDELVTRLRTLKDDYRRRGVRFFAPSRAQTGRHADYEGTPGDRGLLGTFREIKVVSGEILRINQQSMERARDDARHTARRALVGFGISLGALVALVFGIAWYLLRKILGPIRAVTEAAQAIGGSGQLDREVPVFGRDELGQLAQSFNAMTAQLRVYRRSNLDRMVRAQRTAQATIDSFSDPILVVDPGGRVELANPPAQGLLGVAPVGSDTGPMWQPPDPLRVPLADALQAQRTYQPEGFDQVVSFRSGGEERTYLPQIRPIRSPEGDTLGAAVVLNDVTRFRLLDQFKSDLVATVSHELKTPLTSVRLAVHVLLEETVGPLTPKQTELLLDARDGSERLLALIDQLLALARLQRPRDETTFTPADPAELLRHAAEEVRSRATDKHVELALTGNEPTPLIAVDATRIGQALGNILNNAITYTAPGGRIILAAGSEADGRVVLTITDTGVGIPAEHLPHVFDRFFRIPGQSDEAGTGLGLAIVKEVVTAHRGEVTCVSEPGKGTTFRITLPAWDERTGAHHDH from the coding sequence ATGAGACTGCGCACCCGCATCTTGCTCGCGTTTTTGCCGCTCGTCGCGCTCCTGACCGCACTCGGAACCATCGGGTTCGCGCAGCTCGACCGGACCGGCACGCGGATCGACGCGATCCTGGAAGAGAACTACGCCAGCGTTCAGGCCATGTTCCGGTTGAACGAGGCACTGGAGCGAATGGACTCGTCGTTCCAGTTCGCACTGTCGGGGCGAACACAGGAAAAGGAAGCAGAAGCCCGGAACCAGTTCGAGGCGTACTGGCGCGCGTTCGAGGAGCAGTTCCGAATCGAAGAGAGCAACGTCACCATTCACCCGGACGAGGACGAACTGGTCACGCGGTTACGAACTCTAAAAGACGACTACCGCCGGCGCGGGGTGCGATTCTTCGCCCCGTCTCGCGCCCAGACGGGGCGACACGCGGACTACGAGGGCACCCCGGGCGACCGCGGCCTCCTCGGTACATTCCGCGAGATCAAAGTCGTGTCCGGCGAGATCCTCCGCATCAATCAACAGAGCATGGAACGCGCCCGGGACGATGCACGCCACACGGCGCGCCGGGCACTCGTCGGATTCGGGATCAGCCTCGGCGCCCTGGTCGCGCTCGTGTTCGGGATCGCGTGGTACCTGCTCCGCAAGATCCTGGGGCCGATCCGGGCCGTGACCGAAGCGGCACAGGCCATCGGCGGATCGGGGCAACTCGACCGCGAGGTGCCCGTCTTTGGCCGGGACGAACTCGGTCAGCTCGCTCAATCCTTCAACGCGATGACCGCGCAACTGCGCGTCTACCGGCGCTCGAACCTGGACCGAATGGTGCGCGCCCAGCGCACGGCGCAAGCGACGATCGATTCGTTCTCCGACCCGATTCTCGTGGTGGACCCGGGCGGGCGCGTGGAACTGGCGAACCCTCCGGCACAGGGGCTACTCGGCGTCGCGCCTGTGGGGAGCGATACCGGCCCGATGTGGCAACCGCCCGATCCGCTCCGCGTGCCGCTGGCGGACGCACTCCAGGCTCAGCGCACGTACCAGCCCGAAGGCTTCGATCAGGTCGTTTCGTTCCGGTCGGGTGGCGAGGAGCGCACGTACCTGCCGCAAATCCGCCCGATCCGTTCCCCGGAGGGCGATACCCTCGGCGCCGCCGTGGTCCTGAACGACGTAACTCGGTTCCGTTTGCTCGACCAGTTCAAGTCGGACCTCGTTGCGACCGTGAGCCACGAGTTGAAAACGCCCCTCACCTCGGTGCGTCTGGCCGTTCACGTTCTTCTGGAAGAAACGGTGGGGCCGCTCACACCCAAGCAAACGGAACTGCTCCTGGATGCACGCGACGGCAGCGAGCGGCTCCTCGCGCTCATTGACCAGTTGCTCGCGCTCGCACGGCTCCAGCGCCCGCGTGACGAAACGACCTTCACCCCCGCGGACCCGGCCGAGCTACTCAGACACGCAGCCGAAGAAGTGCGATCAAGGGCCACCGACAAACACGTCGAACTGGCCCTCACGGGAAACGAACCAACTCCACTGATCGCAGTCGATGCAACCCGAATCGGCCAGGCGCTCGGCAACATCCTCAACAACGCGATCACCTACACCGCGCCCGGCGGTCGGATCATACTCGCCGCCGGCTCAGAAGCGGATGGGCGAGTGGTCCTCACGATCACCGATACAGGCGTCGGCATCCCGGCGGAACACCTCCCGCATGTGTTCGACCGGTTCTTCCGCATTCCGGGGCAAAGTGACGAGGCCGGTACCGGTCTGGGCCTGGCGATCGTGAAGGAAGTGGTCACGGCCCATCGGGGCGAAGTCACGTGCGTAAGTGAGCCCGGAAAGGGGACGACGTTCCGGATCACGCTCCCCGCCTGGGACGAGCGAACGGGAGCACACCATGACCACTGA
- a CDS encoding universal stress protein: protein MTTDTARPGPERFLTLLREQQRGRLKVYLGFAPGVGKTYEMLQEGHRLRKQNVDVVIGVVETHGRADTAALVNDLEQVPRRKLEYHGVVLEEMDLDAVLHRRPTVALVDELAHTNAPGGRHAKRYQDVETLLQAGISVITTMNVQHLESLYDIVERFAGVKVKERVPDYVLAQAHQVVNVDLPAEDLQERLRAGKVYPPERAERALANFFTEPNLNQLREIALEQVAHVLDRRRHERDGSAQANTSARVMVCLSSRSPNALRLLRKGARLADRLGAPWYAVYVQTPGESTEKTDAATQRRVADALALAQQLDGVPLTFKGADFPSAVSAFVAEYGITHLVMGRPQRPWYRRWLGPSLLDRLLHAVHGVDVVIVDTAP, encoded by the coding sequence ATGACCACTGACACGGCTCGCCCCGGCCCCGAACGGTTCCTGACGCTCTTGCGGGAACAGCAGCGCGGCCGGCTGAAGGTCTACCTCGGTTTCGCGCCCGGTGTGGGCAAGACCTACGAGATGCTCCAGGAGGGCCACCGGCTCCGTAAGCAAAACGTGGACGTGGTGATCGGGGTAGTCGAGACGCACGGGCGCGCGGACACCGCCGCGCTCGTCAACGATCTCGAACAGGTTCCGCGGCGCAAGCTCGAATACCACGGGGTCGTACTCGAAGAGATGGACCTGGACGCGGTGCTCCACCGCCGGCCGACGGTCGCCCTCGTGGACGAACTGGCGCACACCAACGCGCCGGGCGGCCGGCACGCGAAGCGCTACCAGGACGTGGAGACGCTGCTTCAGGCCGGGATCAGTGTCATCACCACAATGAACGTTCAGCACCTCGAAAGCCTGTACGACATCGTCGAACGGTTCGCCGGAGTGAAGGTCAAGGAGCGGGTGCCCGATTACGTGCTCGCGCAGGCGCACCAAGTGGTTAACGTGGACCTGCCCGCGGAGGATCTTCAGGAGCGGTTGCGGGCCGGGAAAGTGTACCCGCCGGAGCGGGCCGAACGCGCGCTGGCGAACTTCTTCACGGAACCGAACCTGAACCAGCTCCGCGAGATCGCGCTGGAACAGGTCGCACACGTACTGGACCGGCGCCGACACGAGCGCGACGGCTCAGCGCAAGCGAACACGTCCGCGCGGGTCATGGTGTGCCTCTCGAGCCGCAGCCCCAACGCGCTGCGGTTGCTCCGCAAGGGCGCGCGACTCGCCGACCGGCTCGGCGCCCCGTGGTACGCGGTCTACGTGCAAACTCCGGGCGAAAGCACGGAAAAGACCGACGCCGCGACCCAGCGCCGCGTGGCCGACGCCCTCGCCCTCGCGCAACAACTCGACGGGGTGCCGCTCACATTCAAGGGGGCCGATTTCCCGTCCGCGGTGTCCGCGTTCGTGGCGGAGTACGGCATCACGCACCTCGTGATGGGCCGCCCGCAGCGCCCGTGGTACCGGCGCTGGCTCGGCCCATCGCTCCTCGACCGGCTTCTCCACGCGGTACACGGGGTCGACGTTGTCATCGTGGACACGGCCCCCTGA
- a CDS encoding bifunctional nuclease family protein, whose translation MELRRIIISELVEHQIVVLKEVDGERNFPIVIGIFEATSIDRRVKGIQAPRPLTHDLITAVVEQMGGEIQDIVISDLKEHTYFAKLRIRKDGELTEVDCRPSDAIAVAVANRVPIYVNEAVLGEALEDDE comes from the coding sequence ATGGAACTCCGCCGGATCATTATCAGTGAACTGGTTGAACACCAGATCGTTGTGCTGAAGGAAGTGGACGGTGAGCGCAATTTTCCCATCGTAATCGGTATTTTTGAGGCCACCAGTATCGACCGCCGCGTGAAGGGCATCCAGGCCCCGCGCCCGCTCACGCACGACCTCATCACCGCCGTGGTGGAGCAAATGGGCGGGGAGATCCAGGACATCGTCATCAGCGACCTGAAGGAACACACGTATTTCGCCAAACTCCGAATCCGCAAGGACGGCGAATTGACCGAAGTGGATTGCCGCCCCAGCGACGCGATCGCGGTCGCGGTGGCCAACCGGGTGCCGATCTACGTGAACGAAGCCGTACTCGGCGAAGCACTGGAAGACGACGAATAG
- a CDS encoding PP2C family protein-serine/threonine phosphatase: protein MPTPATVLLSCPPGRTDGDELRKLVASAGFVVTDHALGSAPAVDFDPIVVALVDAGTRADVAAAQTRRWRAELGDQIVPVLWIAPPELGAAGLDSGADVVLAPPLDPGTFVAQLRALARTKSTAARVAVRATEARLLGDQLKKALAQLEREQEMARRVRATFLPRSFPQIGGARFHVCYRPRGRSGGDFYNVQRLDEHHVGFLVGDVGGTGAAAGGLLGTFVLRSVVMKEITGQSYRIVPPDEVLGTVNRLLVGLSADDLPLVAMLAGVLNAKTGTLTVARAGLPVPVYVPASGGPDVWAVPGPFLGTADTTYQARSATLNPGDRLLIGTDGMRPTGDPGPGGPDRLLEVVSKHSAAAGADFVDTVARELLQHVRHADDFTLLGIEMT from the coding sequence ATGCCCACCCCCGCCACTGTGCTGCTGAGCTGCCCGCCGGGTCGGACCGATGGTGACGAACTCCGAAAACTGGTCGCGTCCGCGGGGTTCGTGGTCACCGACCACGCGCTCGGCTCCGCGCCGGCAGTGGATTTTGATCCGATCGTGGTCGCGCTCGTCGACGCGGGGACGCGCGCGGATGTGGCCGCGGCCCAAACCCGGCGCTGGCGGGCGGAACTCGGCGACCAAATCGTGCCGGTACTGTGGATCGCCCCGCCGGAACTGGGCGCGGCCGGGCTGGACTCGGGGGCCGATGTGGTGCTGGCGCCCCCCCTCGACCCGGGCACGTTCGTGGCGCAGCTCCGCGCGCTGGCCCGGACCAAATCGACCGCGGCGCGCGTCGCGGTCCGCGCCACGGAGGCGCGGCTCCTCGGCGACCAGTTGAAAAAGGCACTGGCCCAACTCGAGCGCGAGCAAGAAATGGCCCGCCGGGTTCGCGCCACGTTCCTGCCGCGTTCGTTCCCACAGATCGGCGGCGCGCGGTTCCACGTGTGCTACCGCCCCCGCGGGCGCTCGGGGGGCGACTTCTACAACGTGCAGCGCCTGGACGAGCACCACGTCGGGTTCCTCGTGGGCGACGTGGGCGGCACCGGCGCCGCGGCGGGCGGGTTGCTCGGCACGTTCGTCCTGCGGTCCGTCGTGATGAAAGAAATCACGGGCCAGAGTTACCGCATCGTGCCGCCGGACGAGGTGCTGGGCACCGTGAACCGGCTGCTGGTCGGGCTGAGTGCGGACGACCTCCCGCTCGTCGCGATGCTGGCGGGCGTGCTGAACGCCAAAACCGGCACCCTCACGGTGGCCCGTGCCGGGCTCCCGGTGCCGGTTTATGTCCCCGCGTCCGGCGGACCGGACGTGTGGGCCGTCCCGGGACCGTTCCTCGGCACCGCGGACACCACCTACCAGGCCCGGTCCGCGACCCTCAACCCGGGCGACCGGCTCCTGATCGGCACCGACGGGATGCGGCCCACCGGCGACCCCGGCCCCGGCGGACCGGACCGCCTGCTGGAAGTGGTCTCCAAGCACAGCGCGGCGGCCGGCGCCGACTTCGTGGACACGGTCGCGCGCGAGTTGCTCCAGCACGTCCGCCACGCCGACGATTTCACGCTGCTCGGGATCGAGATGACGTGA
- a CDS encoding DUF2171 domain-containing protein — protein sequence MSNLKDKAADAGQAVVDAAKNVGHKIAEGVSEATAYVKEKAGIGCDSKGPSEGVSGIKEHMEVYASCGKKVGVVDHLEGSSIKLTKSDSSDGQHHFIPTAWVGRVHENHVHLTKNSVETESGWKSDAASCASCSA from the coding sequence ATGTCGAACCTCAAAGATAAGGCCGCGGACGCGGGCCAAGCGGTCGTTGATGCGGCCAAGAACGTCGGCCACAAGATCGCGGAAGGGGTTTCGGAAGCCACCGCCTACGTCAAAGAGAAGGCCGGAATCGGGTGCGATAGCAAGGGCCCGAGCGAAGGCGTGTCGGGGATCAAGGAGCACATGGAGGTGTACGCCTCGTGTGGCAAGAAAGTCGGGGTCGTGGATCACCTCGAGGGGAGCAGCATTAAGCTGACCAAGAGCGACAGTTCGGACGGCCAACACCATTTCATCCCGACCGCGTGGGTGGGGCGCGTTCACGAGAACCACGTTCACCTGACCAAGAACTCGGTCGAGACCGAGAGCGGCTGGAAGAGCGATGCCGCCTCGTGCGCGAGCTGTAGCGCTTAA
- a CDS encoding response regulator, with the protein MFTEPFPLSAIRGSAPFPLRLRLRVLVVDDNRDAADSTAELLAICGADVTARYDGETGLAAVVEWKPDAVILDLTMPGMDGYAVARRIRTVSAATQSIGPLLVALTALGDEQTKERAAGCGFNLHFTKPVDPAELLHVLGEHVALAGNGPAH; encoded by the coding sequence ATGTTCACCGAACCATTTCCTCTATCCGCGATCCGCGGGTCCGCACCGTTCCCGCTCCGGCTCCGGCTCCGCGTACTGGTCGTCGATGACAACCGGGACGCGGCCGACTCGACGGCCGAACTGCTCGCGATCTGTGGGGCCGATGTGACCGCCCGGTACGACGGGGAAACGGGACTCGCGGCGGTCGTGGAGTGGAAGCCCGACGCCGTGATCCTCGATCTCACGATGCCCGGAATGGACGGGTACGCGGTGGCGCGTCGAATCCGCACCGTCAGCGCTGCGACGCAATCGATCGGACCACTTCTGGTGGCGCTGACGGCTCTGGGCGACGAGCAAACGAAAGAACGAGCCGCGGGGTGCGGGTTCAACTTGCACTTTACCAAACCGGTCGATCCGGCCGAGCTGCTCCACGTTCTGGGCGAGCACGTGGCTCTCGCTGGGAACGGCCCCGCGCACTGA
- a CDS encoding response regulator, producing the protein MSSGDTGQHAPEGVPPLRVLYIDDNRDLADSAVDLLRLVGFDARACYEGETALAEAREFLPALYLIDLNMPGMNGDELAVRLREQTGGKLVLIAITAMSDESSRARIKAAGFDLHLVKPVDPHKLLSVVDVLWQTWKSDHEPASQGNKLRT; encoded by the coding sequence GTGAGTTCCGGTGACACCGGGCAGCACGCCCCCGAAGGGGTGCCGCCCCTTCGCGTGCTGTACATTGACGACAACCGAGATCTGGCCGATTCCGCGGTCGATCTCTTGCGCCTCGTCGGGTTCGATGCACGGGCGTGCTATGAGGGCGAAACAGCACTCGCGGAGGCAAGAGAGTTCCTACCGGCCCTTTATCTGATCGATCTAAACATGCCGGGGATGAATGGAGACGAATTGGCCGTGCGGCTCCGCGAGCAAACGGGCGGCAAATTGGTACTGATCGCGATTACCGCGATGAGCGATGAATCGAGTCGCGCGCGAATCAAGGCGGCGGGTTTCGACCTGCACCTCGTTAAGCCCGTCGATCCGCACAAACTGCTATCGGTCGTGGACGTACTCTGGCAAACGTGGAAATCGGATCACGAGCCCGCTTCGCAGGGAAACAAATTGCGAACGTAG
- a CDS encoding Gfo/Idh/MocA family protein has translation MAKKQLRVGMIGYGFMGRAHSNAYKQVGQFFPSQHEVVLKAACARDAEKIKAFADQWGYESTETDWRKLVERPDIDVIDICTPNNMHKEIALAAAANKKAILCEKPLAMNVPEGREMVAAVEKAGVPNMVWYNYRRIPAVTLAKKLIEEGRLGKIYHYRAKFLQDWTIKSDLPQGGQGLWRLDVAAAGSGVSGDLLAHCIDTSIWLNGRLDSVCAMTETFVKERLHNLTGKVEKVGIDDACTFMGRYENGSLANFESTRYARGHKAAYTFEINGENMSLSWDLHDLQRLQVFDYKDDSKIRGWKSVHVTDNGTDKNGVAEHPYMDKWWVPGLAIGYDSSFTHQVADFIQGLETGKPQGPTFKDALETQCVLDAILDSAKSEKWVNVAKA, from the coding sequence ATGGCCAAGAAACAGCTCCGCGTGGGCATGATCGGGTACGGGTTCATGGGCCGTGCCCACTCGAATGCGTACAAGCAGGTCGGCCAGTTCTTCCCCTCCCAGCACGAAGTGGTGCTCAAAGCGGCCTGCGCCCGCGACGCCGAGAAGATCAAGGCGTTCGCGGACCAGTGGGGCTACGAGTCCACCGAGACCGACTGGCGCAAACTGGTCGAGCGCCCGGACATCGACGTTATCGACATCTGCACGCCGAACAACATGCATAAGGAGATCGCGCTCGCGGCCGCCGCGAACAAGAAGGCGATCCTGTGCGAGAAGCCCCTGGCCATGAACGTGCCGGAGGGCCGCGAGATGGTCGCGGCGGTCGAGAAAGCCGGCGTCCCGAACATGGTGTGGTACAACTACCGCCGCATCCCCGCGGTCACGCTCGCGAAGAAGCTCATCGAAGAGGGGCGGCTCGGCAAGATCTACCACTACCGCGCGAAGTTCCTCCAGGACTGGACGATCAAGTCCGACCTGCCGCAGGGCGGGCAGGGGCTCTGGCGGCTCGACGTGGCCGCGGCCGGTAGCGGCGTCAGCGGCGACCTCCTCGCGCACTGCATCGACACGAGCATCTGGCTGAACGGCCGGCTCGACAGCGTGTGCGCGATGACGGAGACCTTTGTGAAGGAGCGGCTGCACAACCTGACCGGGAAGGTCGAGAAGGTCGGCATCGACGACGCCTGCACGTTCATGGGGCGATACGAGAACGGCTCGCTCGCGAACTTCGAGAGCACCCGCTACGCCCGCGGGCACAAGGCCGCGTACACGTTCGAGATCAACGGCGAGAACATGAGCCTTTCCTGGGACCTGCACGACCTCCAGCGGCTCCAGGTGTTCGACTACAAGGACGACAGCAAGATCCGCGGCTGGAAGAGCGTCCACGTCACGGACAACGGGACCGACAAGAACGGTGTCGCCGAGCACCCGTACATGGACAAGTGGTGGGTGCCGGGGCTCGCGATCGGCTACGACTCGAGCTTCACGCACCAGGTCGCGGACTTCATCCAGGGGCTCGAGACCGGGAAGCCCCAAGGCCCGACGTTCAAAGACGCGCTCGAAACACAGTGCGTGCTGGACGCGATCCTCGATTCGGCGAAGAGCGAAAAATGGGTGAACGTGGCGAAGGCGTGA
- a CDS encoding GxxExxY protein, with translation MNSTDDAPRGDLRHGETTEKIIGVFYEVYNELGFGFLESVYHKSMLLALTDAGLRVETQVHLPVFFRGHLVGDFFADIFVEHAVILELKAADDLAPAHNSQLLNYLKASSAEVGLLLNFGPKPRFKRLVFDNERKRLRPKIESA, from the coding sequence ATGAACTCGACCGACGACGCCCCGCGCGGTGACCTCCGACACGGTGAGACCACCGAGAAGATCATTGGCGTATTTTACGAGGTGTACAACGAACTGGGGTTCGGATTTCTCGAGAGTGTTTACCACAAATCTATGCTTCTCGCGCTCACCGATGCGGGATTGAGGGTCGAAACCCAGGTTCACTTACCCGTCTTTTTTCGCGGTCACCTCGTCGGCGATTTCTTCGCCGATATCTTTGTGGAACACGCCGTGATCCTCGAATTGAAGGCTGCGGATGATCTGGCGCCCGCCCACAATTCGCAGCTATTGAACTATCTGAAAGCTTCGTCCGCTGAAGTGGGCTTACTGCTCAACTTCGGTCCAAAGCCGCGCTTCAAGCGCCTCGTCTTCGACAACGAGCGCAAGCGGTTGCGGCCCAAGATCGAATCTGCTTGA
- a CDS encoding IS701 family transposase → MSVPKVFPQDYIDFLIATPKGYSGTEAARVQPSQPDPPAHDAFTRLLARVEPDPDTLWAEARTQVRRDDGVLVVDDSTLDKPYARAIELVTRHWSGKHHAVVRGINLVSLLWTDGDRHIPCDYRIYNKDADARTKNDHFGDMIRGAYARGFKPRGVVFDGWYSSLDNLKLIRNCGWVWLTRLKSNRLVNKDREGTRALEHTTIAATGTDVWLTGFGLVKVFGIATPDGGTAYWATNDLGMTDLTRVQLAEFSWAIEHYHRGIKQCTGIERCQCRTARAQRNHIGLALRAFLRFEAHCFATGISWVEAKTAIIREAVRDYLTRPHIGFPNHRTA, encoded by the coding sequence ATGAGCGTGCCCAAGGTGTTCCCGCAGGACTACATCGACTTCTTGATCGCGACCCCGAAGGGGTACTCGGGTACGGAGGCAGCTCGGGTACAACCGAGCCAACCCGACCCGCCGGCCCACGATGCGTTTACCCGTCTGCTCGCGCGCGTGGAACCCGATCCCGACACCCTTTGGGCCGAAGCACGAACCCAGGTCCGGCGCGACGACGGGGTGCTGGTCGTGGACGATTCGACCCTGGACAAGCCCTACGCCCGAGCCATCGAACTGGTCACCCGGCACTGGTCCGGCAAGCACCACGCGGTCGTTCGGGGGATCAACCTAGTGTCCCTGCTGTGGACCGACGGGGACCGACACATCCCGTGCGACTACCGGATCTACAACAAGGACGCCGACGCGCGCACCAAGAACGACCACTTCGGGGACATGATCCGGGGCGCCTATGCCCGGGGCTTCAAGCCCCGGGGCGTCGTGTTCGACGGGTGGTACAGCAGCCTGGATAATCTGAAACTGATCCGCAACTGCGGGTGGGTGTGGCTCACCCGGCTCAAGTCGAACCGGCTCGTGAACAAGGATCGAGAGGGCACACGGGCGCTGGAGCACACGACCATCGCGGCGACCGGCACGGACGTGTGGCTCACCGGATTCGGGTTGGTCAAGGTATTCGGGATTGCCACCCCAGACGGGGGCACCGCGTATTGGGCCACCAACGATCTGGGGATGACGGACCTGACCCGGGTGCAACTCGCCGAGTTCAGTTGGGCCATCGAGCACTACCACCGGGGGATCAAGCAATGCACCGGGATCGAGCGGTGTCAGTGCCGAACGGCCCGCGCCCAGCGCAACCACATCGGGTTGGCCCTGCGCGCGTTCCTACGGTTCGAGGCGCATTGTTTTGCGACGGGCATCAGTTGGGTCGAAGCCAAAACCGCGATCATTCGTGAGGCCGTGCGAGACTACCTGACACGACCCCACATTGGCTTCCCAAACCACCGCACTGCGTAA